AAGCACTCGACCCACTCGCTGCCCCGATGGGATAGGTGCGGAATCAAACCGATGTGCGGGACGCGGGCTGATCTGCCGAACACCCGTGGAGCAAGCAGACCCAGGTCACCCAGAGGAGTGTCGGGTGGGGCCCCCGCACCGACACGCGTCAGCTCCCCCCGCACGGCAGTGAAACGCGCGTCGCGGAGAGGCCTCTCCAATGTCTCCAACGAGCCTGAGCCGAGCACATACCCGTTGAAGCTCGAATCCTGCCAGCCAAGAACTGACCCAACGCCGACGGCTCGAACGGGTTTCCTGCCGGGACGACGGGGAAGAATCCCGTAGGCCGGAAGAATCCATTGAGTCAGGCGATCTCCGAAGTTCGGGTGGAGGTCAAACCAAGAGGTTTCCAACCACTGTCCGTGCCCCCTTAACCGTACGGCTTCAGCCGCCACATGGGCGTCATCGACGAGCCTCGCCAACCTCTGGCGCGGTTTCGTCATGCCCCTCAACCGATGAAGACCCACTATATCGGCGCCCTTTCGCTGGATTTCGCCCCCTGCGGGCGTCATTGGCCGCCCCAGTTGCTCGGGGGCCAGATGGTCACGAACACCTCGCCCACCACGTCCTCCCGGGCGACGAAGCGGGCGCAGCCCTCCGCCTGCTCCGCGGGGAGGCCGCGGCATCCGATCACGGAGTCGGCGGAGTTGGAGCGGTGGTCGCCCAGCACGAGCATCGAGTCCTCCGGCACGGTCACCGGGCCGAAGCAGCGCGCGGACATGACGTCCGACTCGCAGTCCAGCCGGCCCGGGGCGAACGGCAGGTCGTTGTGGAGGTAGGGCTCCTCCAGAGGCTCCCCGTCCACC
The sequence above is a segment of the Micrococcus endophyticus genome. Coding sequences within it:
- a CDS encoding polysaccharide pyruvyl transferase family protein; this encodes MPRPPRGAGGGLRPLRRPGGRGGRGVRDHLAPEQLGRPMTPAGGEIQRKGADIVGLHRLRGMTKPRQRLARLVDDAHVAAEAVRLRGHGQWLETSWFDLHPNFGDRLTQWILPAYGILPRRPGRKPVRAVGVGSVLGWQDSSFNGYVLGSGSLETLERPLRDARFTAVRGELTRVGAGAPPDTPLGDLGLLAPRVFGRSARVPHIGLIPHLSHRGSEWVECLRADNRIEVIDVRRSPHTVCRQIGACTAIITSSLHGLIVADAYGVPAVWGLPTPILLGSDHKFRDHHTAIGLDPGDRFVDLETATVDDALERALTPDDSKIVAVQDLLEDGLRGLHRELSTERRG